Proteins from one Microtus pennsylvanicus isolate mMicPen1 chromosome 7, mMicPen1.hap1, whole genome shotgun sequence genomic window:
- the Pgc gene encoding gastricsin: protein MKWMVVALLCLPLLEAALIRVPLKRMKTIRETMREKGVLNDFLKKHKYDPGLKYRFGNFGDFSVLYEPIAYMDAAYFGEISIGTPPQNFLVLFDTGSSNLWVPSVYCQSEACTTHTRYNPSKSSTYYTEGQTFSLQYGTGSLTGFFGYDTLTVQGIKVPNQEFGLSENEPGTDFVYADFDGIMGLAFPGLSAGGATTAMQGLLKEGALSQPLFGVYLGSQEGSDGGQIVFGGVDKNLYTGELTWIPVTQDLYWQISIDDFLIGGTTSGWCSQGCQGIVDTGTSLLTMPSQYLSDFLEAIGAEEEYGEYFVSCDSVSSLPTFNFVLNGVEFPLSPSSYILQEDGYCMVGLESTPLTSEDGQPFWILGDVFLRSYYAVFDMGNKKVGFATAV, encoded by the exons ATGAAGTGGATGGTCGTAGCcttgctctgcctccctctcttggaGGCAGCTTTGATCAG GGTCCCCCTGAAGAGGATGAAGACCATCCGAGAGACCATGAGGGAAAAGGGTGTGCTCAATGATTTCCTGAAAAAGCACAAGTATGATCCTGGCCTGAAGTACCGCTTTGGCAACTTCGGTGACTTCAGCGTACTCTACGAGCCCATAGCCTACATGGAC GCTGCCTACTTTGGTGAGATCAGCATCGGAACTCCACCCCAGAACTTCTTGGTCCTTTTCGACACTGGCTCCTCCAACCTGTGGGTGCCTTCTGTCTACTGCCAGAGCGAGGCCTGCA CCACCCACACCCGCTACAATCCTAGCAAGTCCTCTACCTACTACACGGAAGGACAGACCTTCTCCCTGCAGTACGGCACCGGCAGCCTTACTGGCTTCTTTGGCTATGACACTCTGACC GTCCAAGGCATTAAGGTCCCCAACCAGGAGTTTGGCCTGAGCGAGAACGAACCCGGCACCGATTTCGTCTATGCAGACTTCGATGGCATCATGGGCCTGGCCTTCCCCGGCCTGTCTGCCGGTGGTGCCACCACCGCCATGCAGGGCTTGTTGAAGGAGGGCGCTCTCTCCCAGCCCCTCTTTGGTGTCTACCTGGGCAG CCAGGAGGGATCTGATGGCGGACAGATTGTTTTTGGAGGTGTGGACAAGAACCTCTACACTGGGGAGCTCACCTGGATTCCCGTCACCCAGGACCTCTACTGGCAGATCAGCATCGATGA CTTCCTTATTGGTGGAACCACCTCTGGCTGGTGCTCCCAGGGCTGCCAGGGCATTGTAGACACTGGCACCTCTCTCCTCACCATGCCCTCTCAGTACCTGAGTGACTTTCTGGAGGCCATAGGAGCTGAGGAAGAATATGGAGAG TATTTTGTGAGCTGTGACAGCGTCAGTAGCCTGCCTACCTTCAACTTTGTCCTCAATGGTGTCGAGTTCCCCCTGTCACCCTCTTCCTACATCCTTCAG GAGGATGGCTACTGCATGGTAGGCCTTGAGAGCACCCCTCTGACCTCTGAAGATGGCCAGCCCTTCTGGATCCTTGGGGATGTCTTCCTCAGGTCTTACTACGCTGTCTTTGACATGGGCAACAAGAAGGTGGGCTTTGCCACTGCTGTCTAG